In Streptomyces sannanensis, the DNA window GCGGCGTTCCGCACGGCCAACGAGGAGCTCGGCACGACCGTCGTCATCGTCACCCACGACCAGGCGGTGGCCACGGAGGTCCGCCGCACGGTGGCCATCCGCGACGGACGCACCTCCACGGAGATCCTGCGCCGCACGGAGGTCGACGCGACGACCGGCCAGGAGTCATTGGTGGCCAGGGAGTACGCGATGCTGGACCGCGCCGGCCGCCTTCAGCTCCCCGCGGACTACACGGAGGCCCTGGGCATGCGCGAGCGGGTCCTGCTGGAGCTGGAACCGGACCACATCGGGATCTGGCCGGACGACACCCCCTAGTGCCGCGACCGCACTCGCGCTGTCGTCGCAGGTCAGGCGCGGTACACCGTCCGCCCGCACGTGACGAGTCATCAGCTACTTGGGTCGTTGACCTGCCGGTTCGCGGTTCGAGCGAGTGCGGGAACCGGAATCTTCCACCGACGCACCGCCAGTGGAAGAACTTCGCTGTACCCGCCCTGACCTGCGGTGACTCAATGAGTGCGGTTGCAGTACTAGAAGACTCATGAAGATCTTGGGTTCTGGCCCCGCCGCGTGAGCGGCGGGGCCAGACTCTTTCTCGTGGTGATGGGGGAATGGGCCGGGGAGACGGTCGGGCCGGATGTGTGGGAGACCTGCCGGGAGTTGATCCCGGCAGGCAGTGTGTTCGCGTTCCTGGCCGAGCATCGCGGCGCGCTGTTCCCGGCGGAGACGTTCGAGGACATGTACCCGTCGGCGAACGGGCGGCCGAGCATGCCGCCGCAGATCCTGGCCGCGGCGATCACGCTGCAGGCCCTTAACGGGCTGTCGGACTTCGAGACGGTCCAGGAGTTGCGGTGTGACCTGAGGTGGAAGGCCGCGTGCGGGCTGGGCCTGCACGACATGGCGTTCGATCCGTCGCTGCTGGCCTACTTCCGGCGCCGGCTGGCCCGCTCGGTGCGGCCGAACCGTGTCTTCGAGACGGTGCGCGAGGTGGTGAAGGCCACCGGTGTCCTCAAGGGCAAGCACCGGCGGGCGCTGGACTCCACGGTGCTGGACGATGCGGTCGCCACCCAGGACACCGTCACCCAGATCATCGCCGCCGTCCGCGCGGTAATTCGCGAGGTCCCCGGGGCCGCTGAGGTGGCAGCCGTGCAGTGCACCGCGCATGACTACAGCGACCCGGGCAAACCAAGGATCGCCTGGAATGACGAGCAGGCCCGCGCCACGCTTGTTGATGCCCTGGTCAGTGACGCGCTCAGGCTGCTCGGGCATCTGCCCGAGCAGGAGCTGGGCGAGAAGGCCGCGAATGCCGTCGGCATCCTGGCCCTGGTCGCCGGGCAAGACGTCGAACCCGCCGAGGACTCCGACGGCCGCGACGGGCGCTGGCGCATCACCCGTGGCACCGCGCAGGACCGGATGGTCTCCACCGTCGACCCCGAGGCCCGGCACATCCACAAAACCCGCACCCACCAGCAAGACGGCTTCAAGGCCCACCTGGCCATCGAGCCCGAGACCGGGTTATACACCGCCGTCGCCCTGCGGCCCGGCAGTGGCCCAGAGCACCACGAGGCCACCGTCGGCCTGGACCTTCTCGCCGAGGAGGACGGGCCGGTGGACGCCTTCGGCGACACCGCCTACTCCACCGGCGATGCCCGCCAGGCCCTCGAAGACGCAGGGCACCGGCTGTTCCTCAAGCCCGCCCCGCTACGGGCGGCCGTCCCCGGCGGCTTCACCCTGGACGACTTCGCCATCGACACCGCCGCCGCCACGGTGACCTGCCCCGCTGGACACACGGTCCCCCTGTCAGACCCCGGCGGACAGCACCACCAGCGCAAGGCGGCCTTCGGGAAACTGTGCGCCGGATGTCCCCTGCGCGAGCGGTGCACCAAGGCCAAGGCCGGCCGCATCCTGACCATCCGCCCACACCACGACCTGCTCGCAGCCGCCCGCCGCCAGGCCGCTACCGACCCCGACTGGCAAGCCGACTACCGCCGCTGGAGACCACCGGTCGAACGCGCCGTCGCCTGGCTCGTCCACCACGGCAACCGCAAACTCCGCTACCGCGGAACCATCGCCAACGACACCTGGCTCCACACCCGAGCCGCCGCCCTCAACCTCCGCCGACTGATCAACCTCGGACTCACCCGCACCGGCGACACCTGGCACCTCGCCCCGGCCACCGGATGACCAGAAGGGCCGCCCGGCCTCCGGCCGGACAGCCCCTCAACAAGATCTTCATGAGTCTTCTAGGGCGTGTTTCGAAAGTCCCGCCTGGTCGGGGGCGTCTGGCACGCACGCTCGCCGCGTTGTCGGTCGTCGGCGCAGCCCGCTGCGCTCTCCTCCCTCCGCCTTGCGATCGCACGCACCAGACGCCCCCGACCCCGCCCTCCGGGCGGACGACGCTACTTTCGAAACACGCCCTAGTAGGGCTTTGTTAGGTTCTGTGGTGGGGTTTGGGTGTGGGGGCGGGTTGGCCGCATATCGAGCAGGCGCCGGTCCAGGTGGCCAGGAGTTTCTGTAACGCGCGGAGGACCGCGTAGAGGGTCAGGCCGGCGCAGGGGCTTTTGGGTCGAGTCGCAGCAGGGTGCAGAAGGCCTGGGCGAGGGAGGCGAGGGTCACGTGTCGGTGCCAGCCGAGGTAGCTGCGGCCTTCGAAGTGGTCCAGCCCGAGGCCGTCTTTGAGTTCGCGGTAGTCGTGCTCGACGCGCCAGCGGATCTTCGCGATGCGGACCAGTTCGCGCAGTGGGGTGTCGGCGGGCAGGGTGGACAGCCAGTAGTCGGTGGGCTCGGCGGAGTCGGGCGGCCATTCGGCCAGCAGCCAGCACTCGGGCAGTGAGCCGTCGGTGGCGCGGCGGATGGTGCGGTTGGCGGGGCGGACCCGCAGGGCCAGGAACTGTGAGCGCATGGCGGCACGGGGGTTGTTCTTGGTCGTCTTGGTGCCGTGGCGCCAGGTGACGGTCCGCGCGGCGCCGCGTCCGGTGGCCAGGGCCAGCGCCCGCAGGGTGGTGTGCGGCTGGGGGTAGGCCGGCCCGGGCGGGCGGCCGGTGCCGCTGTAGGGCGGGCGCTCGGGGAACGCATCACCGGGGTAGCAGGTGGTGCTGCCCTTGACCGCCACCGCGTAGGCCAGGCCGCGCTCGGTCAGCCCCTCACGGAAACCGGTGGCATCCCCATAACCGGCGTCGGCGACGACCGGCAGACCGGGCAGCTCCCACTCTTCGCGGGCCTCGTCGAGCATGTCCAGGGCCAGGCGCCATCTTTCCCGGTGCCGGACCTGGTCGGGGATGCCCGCTCTCGTGCGCCGGCGTCTGATCGCCTCCGCCAGCAGCGCATCCCCGCTGTTCTTGGCGTCGTCCCAGCTCTCGGGAAGGAACAGCCGCCAGTTGACCGCCGCCGAGGCGCGGTCGGAGACCAGGTTGACGCTGACGCCGATCTGGCAGTTGCCCCGCTTGCCCAAAGCGCCGCAGTACATCCGGGCCACCCCCGGGGAGTCGTACCCGTCCTTGGGAAAGCCCACATCGTCGATCGCGTACGCCTCCGGGGCGATGTGCGCTGCGGCCCATCGGGCCACCCGACGGCGGACCTCGGCGTAGTCCCAGGTCGAGGAGGACACGAACTGCTGGAGCTGCTGGTGGTCCACACCCAGGCGCTCGGCCATCGGCTGCATCGACTTGCGCTTGCCGTCCAGCATCAGCCCGCGCATGTACAGCTCGCCCTTGGCCCGCTGATCCCGGCGCTTGAGCGAACCGAGCATCTCCGCCGCAAACGCCTCCAGACGCGGGCGGACCACATCCATCTCCTCAGGTGTCACACCTGACAGAACATCACACCGTAGCCCAAGAGGACCAACGAGCCCACCTAACAAAGCCCTACTAGAAGACTCATGAAGATCTTGGGTTCTGGCCCCGCCGCGTGAGCGGCGGGGCCAGACTCTTTCTCGTGGTGATGGGGGAATGGGCCGGGGAGACGGTCGGGCCGGATGTGTGGGAGACCTGCCGGGAGTTGATCCCGGCAGGCAGTGTGTTCGCGTTCCTGGCCGAGCATCGCGGCGCGCTGTTCCCGGCGGAGACGTTCGAGGACATGTACCCGTCGGCGAACGGGCGGCCGAGCATGCCGCCGCAGATCCTGGCCGCGGCGATCACGCTGCAGGCCCTTAACGGGCTGTCGGACTTCGAGACGGTCCAGGAGTTGCGGTGTGACCTGAGGTGGAAGGCCGCGTGCGGGCTGGGCCTGCACGACATGGCGTTCGATCCGTCGCTGCTGGCCTACTTCCGGCGCCGGCTGGCCCGCTCGGTGCGGCCGAACCGTGTCTTCGAGACGGTGCGCGAGGTGGTGAAGGCCACCGGTGTCCTCAAGGGCAAGCACCGGCGGGCGCTGGACTCCACGGTGCTGGACGATGCGGTCG includes these proteins:
- a CDS encoding IS1182 family transposase, with translation MGEWAGETVGPDVWETCRELIPAGSVFAFLAEHRGALFPAETFEDMYPSANGRPSMPPQILAAAITLQALNGLSDFETVQELRCDLRWKAACGLGLHDMAFDPSLLAYFRRRLARSVRPNRVFETVREVVKATGVLKGKHRRALDSTVLDDAVATQDTVTQIIAAVRAVIREVPGAAEVAAVQCTAHDYSDPGKPRIAWNDEQARATLVDALVSDALRLLGHLPEQELGEKAANAVGILALVAGQDVEPAEDSDGRDGRWRITRGTAQDRMVSTVDPEARHIHKTRTHQQDGFKAHLAIEPETGLYTAVALRPGSGPEHHEATVGLDLLAEEDGPVDAFGDTAYSTGDARQALEDAGHRLFLKPAPLRAAVPGGFTLDDFAIDTAAATVTCPAGHTVPLSDPGGQHHQRKAAFGKLCAGCPLRERCTKAKAGRILTIRPHHDLLAAARRQAATDPDWQADYRRWRPPVERAVAWLVHHGNRKLRYRGTIANDTWLHTRAAALNLRRLINLGLTRTGDTWHLAPATG
- a CDS encoding IS701 family transposase, producing MTPEEMDVVRPRLEAFAAEMLGSLKRRDQRAKGELYMRGLMLDGKRKSMQPMAERLGVDHQQLQQFVSSSTWDYAEVRRRVARWAAAHIAPEAYAIDDVGFPKDGYDSPGVARMYCGALGKRGNCQIGVSVNLVSDRASAAVNWRLFLPESWDDAKNSGDALLAEAIRRRRTRAGIPDQVRHRERWRLALDMLDEAREEWELPGLPVVADAGYGDATGFREGLTERGLAYAVAVKGSTTCYPGDAFPERPPYSGTGRPPGPAYPQPHTTLRALALATGRGAARTVTWRHGTKTTKNNPRAAMRSQFLALRVRPANRTIRRATDGSLPECWLLAEWPPDSAEPTDYWLSTLPADTPLRELVRIAKIRWRVEHDYRELKDGLGLDHFEGRSYLGWHRHVTLASLAQAFCTLLRLDPKAPAPA